One window of Trichoderma breve strain T069 chromosome 3, whole genome shotgun sequence genomic DNA carries:
- a CDS encoding ARD/ARD' family domain-containing protein: MKAYMYDNLPGDQRLPHDSGREVTADALASLGVLYHHLPATSEVDVLAANRGYKNRDEIVVSPEKMGDVYEDKVKMFFNEHLHEDEEIRYIRGGQGYFDVRNQGDEWVRIQLEKDDLIILPAGIFHRFTTDESNYVHAMRLFKDEPKWTPLNRAPELDGNEIRKDYVSQYLN, translated from the exons ATGAAGGCCTACATGTACGACAACCTGCCG GGTGACCAGCGTCTGCCTCACGATTCCGGCCGTGAGGTGACGGCGGATGCGCTGGCCAGCCTGGGCGTGCTCTACCACCACCTGCCCGCGACCAGCGAGGTGGATGTGCTGGCGGCCAACCGCGGCTACAAGAACCGCGACGAGATTGTCGTGTCACCCGAGAAGATGGGCGACGTGTACGaggacaaggtcaagatGTTCTTCAACGAGCACCTGcacgaggacgaagagatTCGCTACATCCGCGGCGGCCAGGGCTACTTTGACGTGCGCAACCAGGGCGACGAGTGGGTGCGCATCCAGCTGGAAAAGGACGACCTCATCATCCTTCCCGCGGGCATCTTTCATCGATTCACTACTGATGAGTCTAAC TATGTGCATGCCATGAGACTCTTCAAGGATGAGCCAAAGTGGACTCCTCTGAACCGTGCTCCGGAGCTGGACGGCAACGAAATCCGTAAGGACTATGTCAGCCAGTATCTCAACTAA